A window of the Pungitius pungitius chromosome 3, fPunPun2.1, whole genome shotgun sequence genome harbors these coding sequences:
- the LOC134127037 gene encoding extracellular calcium-sensing receptor-like — protein MIGGIFPVFNKDISSISTFEREAPSVKCAGFYPRAFRWTQVMIFAIEEINNDPLFLPNISLGYRILNSCSSPTNTLRAALMLVSGPEKKEFNFTCPPPISALVAESGSSQSLAVAGTVGPFQVPLVSYFSTCACLSNRAKYPTFFRTIPSDYFQAKALAALVKHFGWQWIGVIQSDNDYGRGGIQAFTEEVKNLGVCIAFVGTVLRTYMMDKILDVVEMIKLSTVKVILAFTPEGDFYPLMKEVVKQNITGIQWIASEAWITAVRLSTPDMYQAFGGALGFGLQKTAIPNLEPFLRGISPYNDPSAAFVRDFWEIMVGCYPLLPGDQAGTEATKEKCTGNETFLNPQDDFFNVTQLRVSYNVHKAVYAIAHALHQLLFCQPVGEITVRPCLNISNIQPKQVTDHLKRVNFKNPFGDNVFFDVNGDPPAFYDIINWQLIDGQVQHVTVGNFASAADETYKLRIQKEKIVWNTGKTVPTSMCSNVCPVGTRRAQQKGKPICCFDCIPCADGTIANSTGAADCTPCPREYWSNVVRDECIPKTIEFLTYHESMGIAITVLSLLGASLSLATMIIFIYYKETPVIKASNSELSCFLLLSLFLCFLCPLTFIGRPTVYTCMLRHTAFGVTFALCISCVLGKTIVVVTAFKATYRGNTFAGKFGPAQQRIIVCFCTLIQIVICVLWLKLNPPFPDMVFRQSNKKILLGCNTGSEAAFYAVLGYIGILALMCLALAFLARKLPDNFNEAKLITFSMLIFCAVWITFIPAYVSSPGKFTVAVEIFAILSSTFGLFTCIFAPKCYIILFKPEKNTKKHVKGKNLSEKRIS, from the exons ATGATAGGAGGGATTTTCCCGGTTTTCAACAAAGACATAAGTAGCATTTCTACGTTCGAGAGAGAGGCGCCAAGTGTGAAGTGTGCAGG ATTTTACCCGCGTGCTTTTCGATGGACCCAAGTAATGATTTTTGCAATTGAAGAAATCAACAATGATCCTTTATTCTTGCCAAATATTTCCCTTGGCTATAGGATCCTTAACTCTTGTTCATCACCCACAAATACTCTACGTGCTGCACTTATGCTGGTTAGTGGACCAGAGAAGAAAGAATTCAATTTCACTTGTCCTCCACCGATATCTGCCCTCGTGGCAGAATCAGGATCGTCTCAGTCTTTAGCAGTGGCTGGAACTGTTGGACCATTTCAAGTGCCACTA GTTAGTTATTTCTCAACATGTGCCTGTCTGAGTAACCGAGCAAAATATCCAACATTTTTTCGGACAATCCCCAGTGACTATTTCCAGGCGAAAGCTCTGGCAGCACTTGTAAAACATTTTGGCTGGCAGTGGATCGGGGTTATACAGTCAGACAATGACTACGGGCGAGGTGGGATTCAGGCTTTTACTGAGGAGGTTAAGAACCTTGGGGTTTGTATAGCCTTTGTCGGGACAGTTTTACGAACATATATGATGGATAAAATTCTGGATGTTGTGGAAATGATCAAGCTGTCAACTGTCAAAGTCATTCTTGCTTTTACTCCAGAGGGGGACTTTTACCCTTTGATGAAGGAGgttgtgaaacaaaacattacaGGAATTCAGTGGATTGCCAGCGAGGCCTGGATAACAGCAGTTCGACTCTCAACACCCGACATGTATCAAGCTTTTGGGGGAGCCCTAGGATTTGGGTTGCAGAAGACGGCTATTCCAAATCTAGAACCGTTTCTAAGAGGCATTAGCCCTTATAATGATCCAAGTGCAGCCTTTGTGAGGGACTTCTGGGAAATTATGGTCGGTTGTTATCCTCTCTTACCTGGGGACCAAGCAGGGACTGAGGCGACAAAGGAAAAATGCACAGGAAATGAGACATTTTTGAATCCTCAGGATGATTTCTTCAATGTCACACAACTCAGAGTGTCCTACAATGTGCATAAAGCCGTTTATGCCATTGCACATGCCCTACATCAGCTGTTATTCTGTCAACCAGTCGGAGAAATTACAGTGAGGCCATGTCTGAATATATCAAACATTCAGCCTAAACAG GTCACTGATCACTTAAAAAGGGTGAATTTTAAGAATCCGTTTGGggataatgtgttttttgatgtCAACGGTGACCCCCCTGCCTTTTATGATATTATTAACTGGCAACTTATAGATGGGCAGGTGCAGCATGTCACAGTGGGTAATTTTGCCTCTGCCGCTGACGAAACTTATAAGCTCAGgatacaaaaggaaaaaatagtGTGGAATACAGGAAAAACG GTGCCGACATCGATGTGCTCTAATGTGTGTCCAGTAGGAACCAGACGAGCtcaacaaaagggaaaaccCATTTGTTGTTTTGACTGTATCCCATGTGCTGATGGAACTATAGCCAACTCAACAG GTGCAGCAGACTGCACACCCTGTCCACGGGAATACTGGTCCAATGTGGTCAGAGATGAGTGCATTCCAAAAACAATTGAGTTCCTGACATATCACGAGTCGATGGGAATAGCTATAACAGTATTGTCCCTGCTAGGGGCATCCCTGTCGCTGGCAACAATGATCATCTTTATCTATTACAAAGAGACTCCTGTGATAAAGGCCAGCAACTCTGAGCTGAGCTGTTTccttttgctttctctctttttgtgttttctttgtccccTCACATTCATTGGCAGACCCACAGTGTATACGTGCATGCTGCGCCACACTGCGTTTGGTGTGACATTTGCACTTTGTATTTCCTGTGTGTTAGGAAAAactattgttgttgttacagCTTTCAAAGCCACATATCGTGGCAACACATTTGCTGGAAAGTTTGGCCCTGCTCAGCAAAGGATCATAGTTTGCTTCTGTACATTGATTCAGATAGTGATATGTGTGTTGTGGCTGAAGTTAAATCCACCTTTCCCAGACATGGTTTTCAGACAGAGCAATAAGAAGATTCTTCTAGGATGTAATACAGGCTCTGAGGCTGCTTTTTATGCAGTGCTGGGGTACATAGGGATCCTTGCATTAATGTGTTTAGCCCTGGCATTCCTAGCAAGAAAGTTGCCTGATAACTTTAATGAAGCAAAACTAATCACGTTCAGCATGCTGATATTCTGTGCTGTCTGGATCACCTTTATCCCAGCATATGTCAGCTCTCCTGGAAAGTTCACTGTTGCTGTGGAAATATTTGCAATTTTGTCTTCAACATTTGGCTTATTTACTTGCATTTTTGCACCTAAATGTTACATAATATTGTTCAAGCCAGAgaaaaataccaaaaaacaTGTCAAGGGCAAAAATCTTTCAGAAAAAAGGATTTCTTAA
- the LOC119208675 gene encoding extracellular calcium-sensing receptor-like, with amino-acid sequence MPDLNCTYRALPVKCNGFDPRAFRWAQTMRLAVEEINQSADLLPNYTLGYKIFDSCAYPLTGMRAALAVLNGLSERDSPMCQGASPLLAVIGESGSAQSIVVSRILQPFRIPMISYFSSCACFTDRKQYPTFFRVIPNDDYQVKAIAQLLVRFNWTWVGLVRGDHEYGRFAVQGLLRELQGTKVCVAYQEMIPLLYNRQRALEIMEVMRLSSAKVVVVFSAEGEMTPFLRDYMMQNITGIQWVASEAWVTASVFTASEFYPYLGGTIGFGIQKGHISRLSFYLQTINPRSLLPPCSGQEPLLEQHSAYMNTSNTRVAYNVYKAVYAVAHSLHNLLLCQPGTGPFQNKSCAQSNNIHPWQLQYYLQEVEFKIAEEKVNFDLKGDSIPYFDVLNWQRGKGGNIEFVNVGSFDGTKPAGEELVIQEDRIMWVPVSVCSASCLPGSRKAVRRGEPVCCFDCVPCDSGKISNQTNSIECTLCPEDFWSNNDRAVCIPKKVEFLGYDSLGIALTVISVMGACITIAVFAVFFYHRNTVIVRINNSELSFFILFALTLCFLCSLVFIGKPTFWSCMLRHTAFSITFSLCISCILGKTLVVLAAFTATRPGDNIMKWLGPKQQRTIIFVSTLIQVIICATWLIDDPPFPSPNTQYELSKIILECSVGSSIAFWCVLGYIGLQASLCFVLAFLARRLPGNFNEAKFITFSMLIFCAVWLAFIPAYVSSPGNYADAVESFAILASSFGLLFCLFAPKCYIILLKPKKNTKQHLMVK; translated from the exons ATGCCAGACCTCAACTGCACCTACAGAGCACTGCCAGTGAAGTGCAATGG CTTTGATCCCAGAGCTTTCCGTTGGGCCCAAACTATGAGACTGGCAGTGGAGGAGATTAACCAGAGTGCGGACCTGTTGCCGAACTACACCCTTGGGTACAAAATATTTGATTCATGTGCATATCCGCTGACCGGCATGAGGGCTGCCCTGGCTGTGTTGAACGGGCTCAGCGAGCGTGACTCCCCCATGTGCCAGGGGGCTTCTCCGCTCCTCGCTGTGATCGGGGAATCAGGTTCTGCTCAATCTATTGTGGTGTCAAGAATCCTCCAGCCGTTCAGAATCCCAATG aTCAGCTACTTTTCTTCATGTGCCTGTTTCACTGACAGAAAACAATATCCCACCTTCTTCAGAGTAATCCCTAATGATGACTATCAG GTGAAAGCCATCGCTCAGCTGCTGGTACGCTTCAACTGGACCTGGGTGGGGCTGGTGCGAGGGGACCATGAATACGGGCGATTTGCTGTGCAAGGATTACTGAGAGAATTACAGGGtaccaaagtgtgtgtggcgTACCAAGAAATGATCCCTCTGCTCTACAATCGCCAGAGGGCTTTGGAGATCATGGAG GTGATGCGTTTGTCTTCGGCAAAAGTGGTGGTGGTATTTTCAGCTGAGGGGGAGATGACACCGTTTTTGAGGGACTACATGATGCAGAACATCACTGGGATCCAGTGGGTGGCCAGTGAGGCCTGGGTGACAGCATCTGTCTTTACAGCCAGCGAGTTTTACCCCTACCTAGGGGGCACCATCGGCTTTGGCATCCAAAAAGGACATATCTCTAGACTCAGTTTCTACCTTCAGACTATTAACCCTC GCTCCCTGCTGCCTCCATGCTCCGGGCAGGAGCCCCTGTTGGAGCAACATTCAGCCTACATGAACACATCCAACACTAGGGTGGCCTATAATGTCTATAAAGCTGTATACGCAGTTGCTCATTCCCTGCACAACCTTCTTCTCTGTCAACCAGGCACCGGCCCTTTCCAAAACAAGTCATGTGCTCAAAGCAACAACATTCACCCCTGGCAG CTCCAGTACTACCTGCAGGAAGTGGAATTTAAGATTGCAGAAGAGAAGGTAAACTTTGACCTCAAGGGAGACTCCATACCATATTTTGATGTCCTCAACTGGCAGAGAGGCAAAGGAGGGAACATTGAATTTGTAAACGTGGGGTCGTTCGATGGAACCAAGCCTGCTGGAGAGGAGCTGGTGATCCAGGAGGACAGGATAATGTGG GTGCCAGTGTCTGTATGCAGTGCCAGCTGTCTTCCCGGGTCCCGGAAGGCTGTCCGTCGCGGGGAGCCTGTTTGCTGCTTTGACTGTGTACCATGTGACAGTGGCAAAATTAGCAATCAGACAA ATTCAATAGAGTGCACACTTTGTCCCGAAGACTTCTGGTCAAACAACGACAGAGCAGTCTGCATCCCCAAAAAGGTGGAGTTCTTGGGCTATGATTCATTGGGTATAGCCCTGACAGTGATCTCTGTAATGGGGGCTTGCATCACTATAGCTGTATTTGCAGTCTTTTTCTATCATAGAAACACAGTTATTGTCCGTATAAATAACTCTGAACTCAGCTTCTTCATCCTGTTTGCTCtcactttgtgttttctgtgttccCTGGTGTTCATTGGAAAACCAACATTTTGGTCCTGCATGCTGCGCCACACCGCCTTTAGCATCACATTTTCACTTTGCATCTCTTGCATCCTGGGTAAGACCCTGGTGGTGTTGGCTGCATTCACTGCCACCCGTCCAGGGGACAACATCATGAAGTGGCTGGGGCCCAAACAACAGAGAACTATTATCTTTGTCAGCACGCTAATTCAGGTGATTATATGTGCCACATGGCTAATTGATGATCCACCTTTTCCATCCCCAAATACACAATACGAACTCTCAAAGATCATACTGGAGTGCAGTGTTGGGTCGAGCATTGCATTCTGGTGTGTTCTGGGATATATTGGTTTACAGGCCTCTCTGTGCTTTGTACTGGCTTTTCTTGCCCGTCGGTTGCCGGGCAACTTCAACGAAGCCAAGTTTATTACTTTCAGCATGTTGATTTTCTGTGCTGTCTGGCTGGCATTCATTCCTGCTTATGTCAGCTCTCCTGGAAACTATGCTGATGCAGTGGAGTCATTTGCAATTCTAGCTTCTAGCTTTGGCCTGTTGTTTTGCTTGTTTGCCCCAAAATGCTACATTATTTTATTGAAGccaaaaaagaatacaaaacaGCACCTaatggtaaaataa
- the LOC119227299 gene encoding extracellular calcium-sensing receptor-like encodes MIGGIFPVFNKDISSTSTFEREAPSVKCAGFDLRAFRWTQVMIFAIEEINNDPSFLPNISLGYRILNSCSSPTNTLRAALTLVSGPEKKEFNFTCPPPISALVAESESSQSLAVAGTVGPFQLPLVSFFSTCACLSNRAKYPTFFRTIPSDYFQAKALAALVKHFGWQWIGVIQSDNDYGRGGIQAFTEEVKNLGVCIAFVGTVLRTYTMDKILDVVEMIKLSTVKVILAFTPEGDFYPLMKEVVKQNITGIQWIASEAWITAVRLSTPDMYQAFGGALGFGLQKTAIPNLEQFLRGISPYNDPSAAFVRDFWEIMVGCYPLLPGDQAGTEATKEKCTGNETLLNSQDDFFNVTQLRVSYNVHKAVYAIAHALHQLLFCQPVGEITVRPCLNISNIQPKQVTDHLKRVNFKNQFGDNVFFDVNGDPPAFYDIINWQLIDGQVQHVTVGNFASAADETYKLRIQKEKIVWKTGETVPTSMCSNVCPVGTRRAQQKGKPICCFDCIPCADGTIANSTGAADCTPCPREYWSNVVRDECIPKTIEFLTYHESMGIAITVLSLLGASLSLATMIIFIYYKETPVVKASNSELSCFLLLSLFLCFLCPLTFIGRPTVYTCMLRHTAFGVTFALCISCVLGKTIVVVTAFKATYRGNTFAGKFGPAQQRIIVCSCTLIQIVICVLWLKLNPPFPDMVFRQSNKKIVLGCNTGCEAAFYAVLGYIGILALMCLALAFLARKLPDNFNEAKLITFSMLIFCAVWITFIPAYVSSPGKFTVAVEIFAILSSTFGLFTCIFAPKCYIILFKPEKNTKIHVKGKNLSEKRIS; translated from the exons ATGATAGGAGGGATTTTCCCGGTTTTCAACAAAGACATAAGTAGCACTTCAACGTTCGAGAGAGAGGCGCCAAGTGTGAAGTGTGCAGG ATTTGACCTGCGTGCTTTTCGATGGACCCAAGTAATGATTTTTGCAATTGAAGAAATCAACAATGATCCTTCATTCTTGCCAAACATTTCCCTTGGCTATAGGATCCTTAACTCTTGTTCATCACCCACAAATACTCTACGTGCTGCACTTACGCTGGTTAGTGGACCAGAGAAGAAAGAATTCAATTTCACTTGTCCTCCACCGATATCTGCCCTTGTGGCAGAATCAGAATCGTCTCAGTCTTTAGCAGTGGCTGGAACTGTTGGACCATTTCAATTGCCACTA GTTAGTTTCTTCTCAACATGTGCCTGTCTGAGTAACCGAGCAAAATATCCGACTTTTTTTCGGACAATCCCCAGTGACTATTTCCAGGCGAAAGCTCTGGCAGCACTTGTAAAACATTTTGGCTGGCAGTGGATCGGGGTTATACAGTCAGACAATGACTACGGGCGAGGTGGGATTCAGGCTTTTACTGAGGAGGTTAAGAACCTTGGGGTTTGTATAGCCTTTGTCGGGACAGTTTTACGAACATATACGATGGATAAAATTCTGGATGTTGTGGAAATGATCAAGCTGTCAACTGTCAAAGTCATTCTTGCTTTTACTCCAGAGGGGGACTTTTACCCTTTGATGAAGGAGgttgtgaaacaaaacattacaGGAATTCAGTGGATCGCCAGCGAGGCCTGGATAACAGCAGTTCGACTCTCAACACCCGACATGTATCAAGCTTTTGGGGGAGCCCTAGGATTTGGGTTGCAGAAGACGGCTATTCCAAATCTAGAACAGTTTCTAAGAGGCATTAGCCCTTATAATGATCCAAGTGCAGCCTTTGTGAGGGACTTCTGGGAAATTATGGTCGGCTGTTATCCTCTCTTACCTGGGGACCAAGCAGGGACTGAGGCGACAAAGGAAAAATGCACAGGAAATGAGACATTATTGAATTCCCAGGATGATTTCTTCAATGTCACACAACTCAGAGTGTCCTACAATGTGCATAAAGCTGTTTATGCCATTGCACATGCCCTACATCAGCTGTTATTCTGTCAACCAGTCGGAGAAATTACAGTGAGGCCATGTCTGAATATATCAAACATTCAGCCTAAACAG GTCACTGATCACTTAAAAAGGGTGAATTTTAAGAATCAGTTTGGggataatgtgttttttgatgtCAACGGTGACCCCCCTGCCTTTTATGATATTATTAACTGGCAACTTATAGATGGGCAGGTGCAGCATGTCACAGTGGGTAATTTTGCCTCTGCCGCTGACGAAACTTATAAGCTCAGgatacaaaaggaaaaaattgTGTGGAAGACAGGAGAAACg GTGCCGACATCGATGTGCTCTAATGTGTGTCCAGTAGGAACCAGACGAGCtcaacaaaagggaaaaccCATTTGTTGTTTTGACTGTATCCCATGTGCTGATGGAACTATAGCCAACTCAACAG GTGCAGCAGACTGCACACCCTGTCCTCGGGAATACTGGTCCAATGTGGTCAGAGATGAGTGCATTCCAAAAACAATTGAGTTCCTGACATATCACGAGTCGATGGGAATAGCTATAACAGTATTGTCCCTGCTAGGGGCATCCCTGTCGCTGGCAACAATGATCATCTTTATCTATTACAAAGAGACTCCTGTGGTAAAGGCCAGCAACTCTGAGCTGAGCTGTTTccttttgctttctctctttttgtgttttctttgtccccTCACATTCATTGGCAGACCCACAGTGTATACGTGCATGCTGCGCCACACTGCGTTTGGTGTGACATTTGCACTTTGTATTTCCTGTGTGTTAGGAAAAactattgttgttgttacagCTTTCAAAGCCACATATCGTGGCAACACATTTGCTGGAAAGTTTGGCCCTGCTCAGCAAAGGATCATAGTTTGCTCCTGTACATTGATTCAGATAGTGATATGTGTGTTGTGGCTGAAGTTAAATCCACCTTTCCCAGACATGGTTTTCAGACAGAGCAATAAGAAGATTGTTCTAGGATGTAATACAGGCTGTGAGGCTGCTTTTTATGCAGTGCTGGGGTACATAGGGATCCTTGCATTAATGTGTTTAGCCCTGGCATTCCTAGCAAGAAAGTTGCCTGATAACTTTAATGAAGCAAAACTAATCACGTTCAGCATGCTGATATTCTGTGCTGTCTGGATCACCTTTATCCCAGCATATGTCAGCTCTCCTGGAAAGTTCACTGTTGCTGTGGAAATATTTGCAATTTTGTCTTCAACATTTGGCTTATTTACTTGCATTTTTGCACCTAAATGTTACATAATATTGTTCAAGCCAGAGAAAAATACCAAAATACATGTCAAGGGCAAAAATCTTTCAGAAAAAAGGATTTCTTAA